ATCCTTAATGTGCCAAAAAATGATGCTATCATGGTTTACTTTCCCCTTTTGTAACTAGTTTCATCTGCACACTTAGTGAAGAAAAGGGTGATTATGGAAAAATTGCAATGTTGGCTGGCCAGAAAACTATGGGGGTGGAGTTGACACGACCACACAAGCTATGCAACTTTAGTATTTCTTCTTGTAAGTAAGTAAGTGCTATCCATAAATGAAAGGTGCCACTTCTGCTATTCTGACCCCGAGCTCACATGCACGTGGGCGagcagtaaaatctaaaaaaaagaataaaagtgTTTGAAAAATTCTGACTTTTTTTAAAACAAACATTGATGAGAAGCATTTTGGAGCATTGTTTTTCTCCCTAGATCTCCATGAATGTCATTCCATCACGGAAATTGCACGCATGTGAAACGCTCATCACTGTTTATGAAAAACCCGTTTTTATATTGTTTTATTCATACGCGAATCTGGcagagagggggggaggggggaggggtattTGTTGCCCTTTACCACTTTACGTTTCGGTAGGGGTTAACCCATGGCACGACACCATTTTTCTTCAGTAGTTGTTTATGTTGGAGGACAAGTATCATATAATCACAAATACATAGTGTATTAAGAGATTTTTTTTACTAAAGATGGCACtctctccgtaaactaatataagagagtttagattactactttagtgatctaaatgctcttctaTTAGTTTACAGAGGTAGTATATTTTATGTTTATGCTTTTTCAATAACTTTTATGGTATGTGATATATTTTTTACTCAGCTATATATAGTTATACCAAGTTCAAATTATAGGCTCCATAGTGCCCCATTTTTTTGCACGGGTCCATAGTGCCACTGTTGGCCCTGGGTAAGAATTGGATTACAAATGCCGTCTCGGTGAAAACCATTCAAGATCATAGATCCATCACTATATTCTTTCAGTTTGGAGCCTGTGATTGCGGACGCACTCTTGCATAGAGAAATGCTACGTATTTTCATTTTTTGTAAATGTGAGCACCTCTGCAACACTAGAAAGGCGTTCTTCATCCactgcaaaaaagaaaataaaaaagaaagacatTCTGGATAGTAGTGCATTTTTGTCGGTGAGACCCCTGAACCCATGACCAAACGAGCGGTTTAAAACTCTTGCCAGGCACGTTTTTGAACGGAATTCAAACGCTTCGAACAGTTCGGGAGCATACCTCCTACCAGGCTACCACTGACGCTAACAGGTGATAATGAAAGCTCCATCGACACAAATCGAAACAGAGGCCTCCCCAAAGCATCTCGAATCATGCACACTTGCATAGATATTTCTACTACTACTACGTGCCGATAGCCGTATGCCCGTATGGTTAGGAGCAACAGGGAGCACGTTAAAACTAACACGCGATCACACACTGCTCTGCGGAGTGTCTTGATGGCATGGCGAACTGTGGCGTGGCAAGCGACAGGCAGAGCCCTGTCGCCCGTCAgactcaccatcttcttcttctcaaACTCGAATTGAAGGCCGGTTCGTTAGTGCGTAGCCGGTGTAGATCCATGATGACGATTAATAGTAGTAGGACGGGACGGGAATGGGATGGTCGATCATTGGCTCGTCTTTGTGTATGCTCGCCAAGTCTCCGGCTAGCCTGGGCTAGACAATGGAATTCCGAACTATAGCTAAGAATCGTTCTTTAAATAACGCGAATAGAATCTCATCAAGGAGGAAAAAGAGAGGGCGAGCACCCAGCTATGCCAAGTGTCATGTGCAGGTTGGCTGTGATGGAAATGTTCCTtttctttttgagatttttttgtttttcttctaaaAGAAAGCAaggctttttttctttcttttttgagaTGGATGTAAGAGCCACTTGTCATTTTCTCCATGGCTGAGGTGAGGAagttttttttttttgtttttttttgtgagATGAATGCGAGTTTTTTTTTATTCTTTGAGATAGAGAAACAAGAGCACACCTTCATATCAAGGCGCACAATCGCATGTCCAAACCACTATAATAGTACTCCATCTATCCCAAATtttttgtcttaaatttgtctagatacggatgtatctaatactaaaacgtgacttgattcatcgtatttagacaaatctaagacaagaattttgggacggaaagAGGGGAGTAGTATAGTACAATGGTACTGCAATTCTCAACAAGCTATACGGACTACTTATGTGCCAATTATAATGGTATGTAGACCACCCCCCTCcccgccccctccacacacacatttGTTCCTCATTTTTCTTCTCCAAGCTCAGCTTTTCATATTCATCATTTAAATAATTTAGAGATGATACTACACCGCAAAAAATTGAAATATAAACATCACAATTTAAACACAAACATTATCAATTTATGGTGTAAATTTAAATTTATTTTATTTCGAGATACTCTTCTATTGGTTTCCATGATGCACTCACATACGCTCCACTAGATTGTTGATAAGTTGTCGCTGCGCTTCTCAATCAATGTTGTGGAAGGTCGATAATCTCTTCGATGAAGTCAACTTCAATATTACGTGCACCCAAGCCCTCATCCTTCATAATCATGTTGTGTGTGATCGCATAACAAGTCATCACCTTCCACAATGCCTTTGCACCCCACATTTTAGTAGGTCCATGAACAATCACAATACGTGCTTGGAGCGTTCCAAGTACCCTCTCCACGTTCTTTTTCACACCTTGCATTTTGGCAAAGAGTGACTTTTTGTTACCTTGTGAGTTAGAGATTGTTTTGACAAATGTGCCCATTGAGGCTTTGTCCTCGGCATTAGGTTCTCTAAAATACCATTTTCCAAGCACCATCATCATTGCAACGGCAAATCTGATCACATGCTTCGAGGCATCCGAATGTACACATCAATGGCGCCAAGAATGGACCATATGCAACCATCTGATATCGGTTGTGCATTTATGAGAGAAGAGAACCTAAGTAGCCCAGTGCAATCCCTCTTCAACATCAAGTAATCCTCGTAGCGCTTCACACTCTCCACAATGCGCAAGAACATATTCAGGTGCATCCAGAATTGATGCCGAAAGAAGCCATCGTCAAAGGTTGATTCAACTTCAAAGTAGCTGCCGTAGAGATCAACATGACCCATTGCCCTAAGTCGACTAAGAAATTGATGTCGGGGCCTACATAGAATCCTTCAAGTTGTGAAtatgctcctcttccttctccgtttCTTAAAGAACACTCTACACCATTATAAATTCATCCTCTGAATCCATCATGTTCCTTGCGATTGAACAACAAATCCATACCCCATGTTATGTTCAATCTTTTTCACCGAACGCATGGTGTGTGTTGTGTACGACATGGAAGTCATTGCTAGAGGGACATACCATGATGGTGGAGGGGAGTGTTGGGAGATAGAGGTGAGGTGGGACGTCGAATGCGAGGTGGAGAGATGGGAGGACCGACCCAACGACAACCTCTAGGTGGGAGGGCTCGGTTAACACCAGTGACGAGGAGAGCAATCGCGTCATGAAGTCGGCCTTCGAGTTGCAGCGGCGTCTTGGTGGAGCGGCCCGACGATGATAACTAGGTCAGGGTGGACAGTGGTGCAGACGAGATTGACAAAGAAACATGAGAGAGAGGACCAAGAGTGAGGTGTGGGGTTTGACGGTGGAGCCGGGTTGTCCACGACTCAGACATCCCCTACTTCTCTCcttattttggaatttttagagcatctacaaccggacctaGCTAAATTTGGCCCAAAATGTCTGCGGCCAGTGACTATTTAACACTCAAATATCCGATGTCATAACAGGGTACCTCATTTGTAAACCATCAAATTCATACAATCACATGCAACGTAGAACCTAATCTAAATCTTCGCTGGTGACCGTCCTTATTGTTCCCTCGGTGTCCCTGTCTGACGGCCGTGAGACCCGCGAAGTGAAGGTCTGGTCACCGGCGAGGTAGAGTAGGACATGGGACACGGACTGTCCCACATGAGACATGAGGCGTCACCGTCTCCCATAACCTACTCTTTCTCATCGGAGCCTGATGCTACCTTCCTTAGATTGCGACGCTAGGTGCCTGCATGCAACTCCGCCTTCGTGGCCTCCGTCTCGAGGGCTGTCATGGCCACGCATGCCTTGCGCCTCGCATGGCGGACATGCCTCGCGATATTAGCATGTGGTTCGTGGGTATGCCAACATTGACCTCCGACCCGGAGCCGGACGACGCGGGGACGATGGGACAACAAAGGGGTTGCGCCTCCAGGCAATGGTCATCGCTCCCGGCGAGGCCGTAGCCACACGCCTCCTGCCACCAGCCTCGGCGGATCCAAGCACCATTTGATGCAATGGATTCCCGCCTGATCTAGTCAGACCGCGATCGGGCACACTCCTCCCGGGAGTGACGGAGAGCCATACAGACGACCATCTCCTCCTCGACCCCGCATGGGACGAGGTCCCAGTCGACGGATCCACACATCTCAGAGTTGGATCCACTGCCGGCCATGCGGAAGAACCCGACAAGAGCTTGAGGACGGagtggagtggctagggtttgatTTGGAGTGCGGATAGGGATGAATATATGTGAAACCATAGTGGACCGCATCTCCATATCCGGGTATGGGGCTCCAATCAGCCCGGGCTTTTGGGCTGCGTTTTGGTGCGGCGGGTCGGGTGAATTTTTACTGTGGAGGCAGGTCGCTCGGGTGTTCGGAACGGATACGAGGCGTCCGGTCATAGATGCCCTTAAAGCAGGGGATTCGGAACAATTAGGGAAGGTTTAGACTTTTGGAGGACCTTTTCTCCGGACGAGAGAGAGGGCGAGTGGGAGAGGATCGGGTGCATTGTGATGCGACAGAAGCAAcgagacgagggagagggagagcatATTTGCGTGTGTGGAGCGAGGGAGCAGGGGGGAGGGAGCGCATTGCGTACGGAGAAGGAGAGGAGGGCGCGTACGGTACGGGGCGGTGGATGGGATGGTATTTCGGGGTAACGGCCGTGTTAGCCGGGGCAGCTCCGCCACTTGCCGGGCCGCCGCGCGCCACTCCGCCCGAAATATGTTAACCTTTGTTCGGTCGAGTCTCTCCCGCGCACTATATATCGTCTCATGATCCTCGTCTCCGGCCACAATTAATAGTAACCGCTCCCCCCGCAATACCTGCCATTCCCCCCCTCCTCCACCATCGATCTACTCTCCATTActttctccctccctccctctctctgctCGACTAGATCGCTCGATCAATCGATCTTCCTTTTCTTGGTTGGCTGATTGGTTTCATCGTCCTCTGTGACGAAGGCGCTGTCGTCGTTGATGGATTGATGGATTGATCGATCGAGTGCTGCAGCAACTGGTCAATAGGTCTGTTCGTGGGTCGTCTGCTCAGTTGCATCGCCATCGCCTTCAATTCCACTCGTTTTCAAGCCCCGTTGATCGGATCAAAGGGGCCGGGATTAACCTGACCTAACCTCGCGACCGAATTCCCCTCCCCACTTGACGTCCGTCCACCGGCCGTGTCCATCGCaacaaggaattcttcttctttgcACCTCGTATCCTATTCCTACATAGCGGGCTCGGTGGCGGTTCGCGTACGTGATCCTCGGGAGAATTGACAGTTGTGATTCATAGCGCGCGCGCGGGCGCGGGCGATCGAGGCGAGCAAGGCGGCATGGGGGCCGAGCACCACTCGCCGTCGTCGGCCAAGACCTCCCCTCGCGGCTCCGGCGTGGGTGGCGGGGGCGAGCAGTACTCCCCGTCGACCAAGTCTCCGCGCGGTGGtgccggaggcggaggcgagcaCTACTCCGCGTCGAGCAAGTCCCCGCGCGCTGGCGGCATCGGCGGTGTCTCGTCCTTGCTCCCGAGCGGCGGCGTGTCGTCCCTGCTGCCGAGCGGCGCGGTGGCGACGCTGCTCGAGAGCAGGTGGACGCTCTCCGGCGCCATCACCGTGTTCCTGTTCCTCGCCGTCACGCTCACCGTCAcgacgtcgtcgtcgtcgctgtcccccgtctcggcctccttcttctccttcctcccggCCGGCCGCGCCGCCCTCGTCGAGCCGCCGCAGGCCCAGCAGCAGCCgcaggccccgccgccgcctccgcccggcgCCGGCGTGCCGCGGCTGGCGTACCTCGTGTCCGGGTCCAAGGGCGACCTGGACCGGCTGTGGCGCGCGCTGCACGCGCTCTACCACCCGCGCAACCTCTACGTGGTGCACCTGGACCGCGAGGCGCCCGTGGGCGAGCGGCTGGAGCTGGCGGCGCGGGTGGCCAACAGCACCGTCTTCCGCCGCGTCGGCAACGTGGAGGTGATCCGCCGCGCCAACATGGTGACCTACCGCGGGCCGACCATGGTGGCCAACACCCTGCACGCCTGCGCCGTGCTCTTCCGCCGCAGCCGCGACTGGGACTGGTTCATCAACCTCTCCGCCTCTGACTACCCGCTCATGTCCCAGGACGGTACGCGCCTCATTTTTTCCCCAGCAAAACTGTTTAAAATATTGCCATCTCATCTATCCATAAACCATAATCGAATCCGCTGACCAACCAACCGCAGATGTGCTGCACGTATTCTCGACGCTGCCGCGCAACGTCAACTTCGTCGAGCACACCAGCCGCCTCGGCTGGAAGGAGTGAGCGCCCTCCCCTCCCCTTCTTCCCCCCCTCCGGCCGGCGATCCACGGCGGCGACTGACCGTGGCTTGGCTTGATGTGCAGGGGGCAGCGCGCGCAGCCGCTGATCGTGGACCCGGGGCTGTACGCGTCGAAGAAGCAGGACATCTTCTACGCGTCCGGGCGGCGGGAGCTGCCGACGGCGTTCCGGCTGTACACGGGGTCGGCGTGGGTGGCGCTGACGCGGGACTTCGCCGAGTACGTGGTGTGGGGGTGGGACAACCTGCCGCGGACGCTGCTCATGTACTACGCCAACTTCGTGTCGTCGCCGGAGGGCTACTTCCAGACGGTGCTCTGCAACGCGCCCCGGTTCGTGCCCACCGTCGCCAACCACGACCTCCACCACATCCAGTGGGACGTGCCGCCGCGCCAGCACCCGCACGCGCTCACGCTCGGGGACATGGACCGCATGGTGCGCAGCGACGCGCCGTTCGCGCGCAAGTTCGCGCGCGACGACCCCGTGCTCGACGCCATCGACGCCCAGCTGCTGGGCGGCCGCGGCGGGAACGGCACGGCAGGGGCGGGGATGTTCGTGCGGGGAGGCTGGTGCGGCGAGAACGGGGACTGCGAGGGCGCCGCCGGCGACGAGGACTGGGTGCTCCGGCCCGGGCCCGGCGCCGAGCGGCTGCGCAGGCTCATGGACCGGATCGTCAGGTCGGAGGCGTTCGCGAACCGCCAGTGCAAGTAGCTAAGGTCGGCTTGACATGGTCGGTCGTGCGTGCAAGCCAGGTTAGCGTCATGCATGCACTGTGTGGTGTGCTCGTTTCCTTCGACGTTTGTACAAAATCATGCATCAGGGCGTACATACCGTatggcatacatacatacatagagcGAGAAATATAGTAGAGAGCTTCGTGGTACATTATTGGTTTTATTACGGCACTCATCTCTGGTTTGCTGGTGTATGGACTCAGGAGGAGGAAAAATGTTTAAATGTTTTAACTGATCCATCAATCACCCATTAGATGGACACATGTTGTTCCTCTTCTTAATCACATTTTCAGTAGAAAAGAAAGGTGGTTCAGTCAATGTGGTCATGGGAGTTTCTTGCTCCAGTTAATGCTGGGTCCAGATAAAATCCTGTGCAAACTTCTCCCGGAATCAATCGAAGGATTCGATTAAAAAACACGTACAGATGATGTG
The Triticum dicoccoides isolate Atlit2015 ecotype Zavitan chromosome 3A, WEW_v2.0, whole genome shotgun sequence genome window above contains:
- the LOC119267464 gene encoding beta-glucuronosyltransferase GlcAT14B-like; amino-acid sequence: MGAEHHSPSSAKTSPRGSGVGGGGEQYSPSTKSPRGGAGGGGEHYSASSKSPRAGGIGGVSSLLPSGGVSSLLPSGAVATLLESRWTLSGAITVFLFLAVTLTVTTSSSSLSPVSASFFSFLPAGRAALVEPPQAQQQPQAPPPPPPGAGVPRLAYLVSGSKGDLDRLWRALHALYHPRNLYVVHLDREAPVGERLELAARVANSTVFRRVGNVEVIRRANMVTYRGPTMVANTLHACAVLFRRSRDWDWFINLSASDYPLMSQDDVLHVFSTLPRNVNFVEHTSRLGWKEGQRAQPLIVDPGLYASKKQDIFYASGRRELPTAFRLYTGSAWVALTRDFAEYVVWGWDNLPRTLLMYYANFVSSPEGYFQTVLCNAPRFVPTVANHDLHHIQWDVPPRQHPHALTLGDMDRMVRSDAPFARKFARDDPVLDAIDAQLLGGRGGNGTAGAGMFVRGGWCGENGDCEGAAGDEDWVLRPGPGAERLRRLMDRIVRSEAFANRQCK